In Mytilus edulis chromosome 4, xbMytEdul2.2, whole genome shotgun sequence, the following proteins share a genomic window:
- the LOC139518588 gene encoding uncharacterized protein: MNTLVCVVMLAVLVTLATANSYNQRSWGSQGSRVLGSRWNSRQLNNGWNSGWNGGRLSGGLNGGYRRHKRAATYDPYRSSHFDSGLGRFDRWGINSGRRSNLGWGSNSGWSQQGY; this comes from the exons ATGAATACCTTAGTTTGTGTTGTTATGCTTGCTGTGCTGGTAACTTTAGCCACTGCTAACAGTTATAATCAACGATCATGGGGTTCACAGGGATCCAGAGTTTTGGGAAGTAGATGGAATAGTAGACAGCTGAATAATGGTTGGAATAGTGGTTGGAATGGTGGACGTCTGTCAGGGGGATTAAATGGCGGATATCGAA GGCACAAAAGAGCAGCTACATATGATCCATACAGAAGCAGTCATTTTGACAGTGGATTAGGACGTTTTGACAGATGGGGGATTAATTCAGGGAGGAGATCTAATTTAGGGTGGGGATCTAATTCAGGATGGAGTCAACAAG